The Pseudomonas sp. R4-35-07 genome contains a region encoding:
- a CDS encoding glutaredoxin family protein has product MLGGVLKKVLLVLLVVVVIQNWGKIERLFNPSQAVSEQVRASARVVLYATEWCGYCKQIRRFLDQKGIPYQAFDIEKDAQARKAYEALGGGGIPFVDVNGTLIRDYNPDAIMAALK; this is encoded by the coding sequence ATGCTTGGCGGCGTGCTCAAGAAAGTCCTGCTGGTGCTGCTGGTGGTCGTGGTGATTCAGAACTGGGGCAAGATCGAGCGGCTGTTCAACCCCTCGCAAGCGGTTTCGGAGCAGGTACGCGCCTCGGCGCGCGTGGTGCTCTATGCCACCGAGTGGTGCGGCTACTGCAAGCAGATCCGGCGTTTCCTGGACCAGAAAGGCATTCCTTACCAGGCGTTCGATATCGAGAAGGACGCCCAGGCGCGCAAGGCGTATGAAGCATTGGGCGGGGGCGGGATTCCGTTTGTCGACGTCAATGGCACGTTGATCCGCGACTACAACCCGGATGCGATCATGGCCGCGTTGAAGTAA
- the yejK gene encoding nucleoid-associated protein YejK, with translation MPIRHCIVHLIDKKPDGTPAVLHARDSELSESAAIENMLADLNESYNAKQGKAWGFFHAESGAHPFSGWLKDYFDGGQDFTAFSRTAVEHLQKLMEESNLSTGGHVLFAHYQQGMTDYLAIALLHHSEGVAVTDELDVTPSRHLDLGQLHLAARINVSEWQNNKQSKQYISFIKGKNGKKVSEYFRDFIGCQEGVDGPGETRTLLKAFSDFVESEDLPDESAREKTKTLVDYASSQAKLGEPMGLEELSGLIDEDRPKAFYDHIRNKDYGLSPEIPADKRTLNQFRRFTGRAEGLSISFEAHLLGDKIEYDEAAGTLIIKGLPTQLTDQLKRRN, from the coding sequence ATGCCGATCCGTCATTGCATCGTCCACCTGATCGACAAAAAACCCGACGGCACACCCGCAGTTCTGCATGCCCGTGACTCGGAGCTGTCCGAATCCGCCGCCATCGAGAACATGCTCGCCGACCTCAACGAGAGCTACAACGCCAAACAAGGCAAGGCCTGGGGTTTCTTCCATGCCGAGTCCGGCGCGCACCCGTTCAGCGGCTGGTTGAAGGACTACTTTGACGGCGGCCAGGATTTCACCGCTTTCAGCCGTACGGCTGTGGAGCATCTGCAGAAGCTGATGGAAGAGTCCAACCTGTCCACTGGCGGCCATGTATTGTTTGCCCACTACCAGCAAGGCATGACCGACTACCTGGCCATCGCCCTGCTGCACCACAGCGAAGGCGTCGCGGTGACCGATGAGCTGGACGTGACCCCCTCGCGCCATCTGGACCTCGGCCAACTGCACCTGGCGGCGCGGATCAACGTCTCCGAGTGGCAGAACAACAAGCAGTCCAAGCAATACATCTCCTTTATCAAAGGCAAGAACGGCAAGAAGGTCTCGGAGTATTTCCGCGACTTTATCGGCTGCCAGGAAGGTGTCGACGGCCCGGGCGAAACCCGCACCCTGCTCAAGGCGTTCAGCGACTTCGTTGAAAGTGAAGACCTGCCGGACGAATCGGCCCGCGAGAAAACCAAGACCCTGGTGGATTACGCCAGCAGCCAGGCCAAGCTCGGCGAGCCCATGGGCCTGGAAGAACTGTCCGGTTTGATCGATGAAGATCGGCCCAAGGCGTTCTACGACCACATTCGCAACAAGGACTACGGCCTGTCGCCGGAGATCCCTGCCGACAAACGCACCCTCAACCAGTTCCGCCGTTTCACCGGCCGCGCCGAAGGCTTGTCCATCAGCTTTGAAGCGCATCTGCTGGGCGACAAGATCGAGTACGACGAGGCCGCCGGCACCTTGATCATCAAGGGCCTGCCGACCCAACTGACCGATCAGCTCAAGCGCCGTAACTGA
- a CDS encoding HU family DNA-binding protein, which translates to MAITKDQLIADLAEAVDAPKTTVRALLDQLSQVVADQLENGGEITLPGVGKLKVTERPARTGRNPSTGAAIEIAAKKVIKLVVAKGLTDAVNK; encoded by the coding sequence ATGGCTATTACTAAAGACCAACTGATCGCCGACCTGGCTGAAGCAGTAGACGCACCGAAAACTACCGTGCGCGCTCTGCTGGACCAACTGAGCCAGGTTGTTGCTGATCAGCTGGAAAATGGCGGCGAAATCACTCTGCCAGGCGTTGGCAAGCTGAAAGTGACCGAGCGTCCTGCCCGTACTGGCCGTAACCCTTCGACTGGCGCTGCCATCGAAATCGCTGCCAAGAAAGTTATCAAGCTGGTTGTGGCCAAAGGCCTGACCGACGCTGTTAACAAGTAA
- the rlmF gene encoding 23S rRNA (adenine(1618)-N(6))-methyltransferase RlmF, which translates to MTAPTTPKPPRKKPKTAATAKPVAPRKEATLHPRNRHTGRYDFPALIKTTPELAQFVIINPYGKESIDFANPDAVRVFNRALLKAFYGIQHWDIPADYLCPPVPGRADYVHCLADLLASVNDGKIPRGSIVKVLDIGMGANCVYPLIGYMEYRWNFLGSEVDPIAVAAAKAIVQSNDLNKVIQLRLQPNPKHILLGLLEPAERFDLTMCNPPFHASMDEATKGSERKWRALGKADPKRKLPVLNFGGQSAELWCEGGEARFVTQLIAESAHFAHKVLWFSTLVSKASNLPAIETALKKAGVLESQVVEMSQGQKQSRFVAWTFQTKNEQQLWRQRWVRD; encoded by the coding sequence ATGACCGCCCCCACTACGCCAAAACCTCCACGCAAGAAGCCTAAAACCGCAGCCACGGCCAAACCCGTCGCGCCGCGCAAAGAGGCTACCCTGCACCCGCGCAACCGCCACACCGGCCGTTACGACTTCCCGGCGCTGATCAAGACCACGCCGGAACTGGCGCAATTTGTGATCATCAACCCCTACGGCAAGGAAAGCATCGACTTCGCCAACCCGGACGCGGTGCGGGTATTCAACCGGGCGCTGCTCAAGGCTTTCTATGGCATCCAGCACTGGGACATCCCGGCCGATTACCTATGCCCGCCGGTGCCGGGGCGTGCCGACTACGTGCACTGCCTGGCCGACCTGCTGGCCAGCGTCAACGACGGCAAGATTCCGCGCGGCTCCATCGTCAAGGTGCTGGACATCGGCATGGGCGCCAATTGCGTCTACCCGCTGATTGGCTATATGGAGTACCGCTGGAACTTCCTGGGCTCGGAGGTCGATCCTATCGCCGTGGCCGCCGCCAAGGCCATCGTGCAGTCCAACGACCTGAACAAAGTCATCCAGCTGCGCCTGCAACCCAATCCCAAGCACATCCTGCTGGGCCTGCTGGAGCCTGCCGAGCGCTTTGACCTGACCATGTGCAACCCGCCGTTCCATGCCTCGATGGATGAAGCGACCAAGGGCAGCGAGCGTAAATGGCGCGCCTTGGGTAAAGCCGATCCCAAGCGCAAGTTGCCGGTGTTGAACTTCGGCGGCCAATCGGCCGAGCTGTGGTGCGAGGGCGGTGAAGCGCGTTTCGTCACGCAATTGATCGCTGAAAGTGCGCACTTTGCCCACAAGGTGTTGTGGTTCAGCACCCTGGTGTCAAAAGCGTCAAACCTGCCGGCGATCGAGACCGCGCTGAAAAAAGCCGGCGTGTTGGAAAGCCAGGTGGTGGAAATGTCCCAGGGGCAGAAGCAAAGCCGGTTCGTCGCCTGGACCTTCCAGACCAAGAACGAACAGCAGCTCTGGCGCCAGCGCTGGGTTCGCGACTGA